One stretch of Deltaproteobacteria bacterium DNA includes these proteins:
- a CDS encoding methyltransferase, whose product MTLLSLWEIGVLAMVLGVAVSIIRHTLVYGISPMPSSHAVRRELIKHLPPLESGEIFELGSGFGTLAIPLAKHYPHLQVTGFEISPIPWSIAVIRTRLLGIKNLRFERSDFLKADLSPAKLFVSYLYPGGMTKIAECLQSLGPGQRYLLSHTFALPGHEPMANSRASDLYKSPIYLYQLPAPTTCTPSGEA is encoded by the coding sequence GTGACTCTTCTATCGTTATGGGAAATCGGTGTGCTCGCGATGGTTCTGGGTGTAGCCGTCTCTATTATTCGCCATACCTTGGTTTATGGTATTTCACCGATGCCCAGCTCTCACGCCGTTCGCCGCGAACTCATCAAGCATCTCCCACCACTTGAGTCTGGCGAAATCTTCGAGCTTGGCTCTGGGTTTGGCACTCTGGCCATTCCCTTGGCCAAGCATTACCCGCATCTACAGGTGACGGGCTTTGAAATATCACCTATTCCTTGGTCCATTGCCGTTATCCGAACGCGTCTACTTGGTATCAAGAACCTACGCTTTGAGCGCTCCGACTTCTTGAAAGCTGACCTGAGCCCGGCGAAATTATTCGTAAGCTACCTCTACCCTGGGGGGATGACTAAAATAGCTGAGTGTTTACAGTCTCTTGGGCCAGGTCAACGATACCTCTTAAGCCACACATTTGCGCTTCCAGGCCACGAACCTATGGCCAATAGCCGTGCCAGCGACCTCTACAAGTCACCTATTTACCTTTATCAACTTCCTGCACCAACCACGTGCACACCCTCTGGTGAAGCTTAA
- a CDS encoding HEAT repeat domain-containing protein yields the protein MKLLWLLTLTFGVPNSLANDPVQVLNQLSHASPAIRAQAAQSYGKGCRDRKLRRPFRRERSAPAAFKKASMDSDAKVRKASVEMAICFGPEKSAHDLQTLIHDGDPQVSLAAMTQLAHFEHSSGVGPLVKWLSAQREKCLGTEEKLRERCVFSAYAIGQAAQHGPADSLYKRQAVEALIPLLESAHPKTREVSAVALSFTGDSREVPVLSKLLVAEERGRFDPANPDEVLEHFKALIAKLKMVSSK from the coding sequence ATGAAATTGTTATGGCTTCTCACGCTCACCTTTGGTGTTCCAAACTCGCTGGCAAATGACCCCGTTCAAGTCTTAAATCAGCTCTCTCATGCATCACCCGCGATTCGCGCACAGGCTGCTCAGAGCTACGGTAAAGGCTGTCGTGACCGAAAACTGCGTCGCCCGTTTAGACGAGAACGCAGTGCTCCGGCTGCTTTTAAAAAAGCGAGTATGGACTCAGATGCAAAAGTTCGAAAAGCATCCGTCGAGATGGCTATCTGCTTCGGGCCTGAAAAATCTGCCCACGATCTTCAGACACTGATCCATGATGGCGATCCGCAGGTCTCTCTTGCCGCGATGACTCAATTGGCACATTTCGAACACTCTTCCGGTGTTGGCCCCTTGGTCAAATGGCTGAGCGCTCAACGCGAAAAATGCCTGGGCACCGAAGAGAAGCTACGCGAAAGATGTGTATTCAGCGCGTATGCCATTGGCCAAGCCGCACAACACGGTCCTGCAGATAGCCTCTACAAACGACAAGCCGTCGAGGCCCTCATCCCACTGCTGGAATCCGCTCACCCAAAAACTCGGGAGGTCAGCGCGGTCGCTTTATCTTTTACTGGGGACTCCCGTGAGGTCCCAGTTCTCTCCAAGCTCTTGGTCGCCGAGGAGCGAGGTCGATTTGACCCAGCCAACCCAGACGAAGTACTCGAGCATTTTAAGGCCCTTATCGCCAAACTGAAAATGGTATCGTCAAAGTGA